Sequence from the Asterias amurensis chromosome 14, ASM3211899v1 genome:
attttgtgtgctttcatgaataataaaaaggcttcagctgaagtcttcttcaaaggctacgttacttcagagggagccgtttctccacaatattttatactatcaacagctctccattgctcgttaccaagtaggttattttgagtaactgcaAATAGcgtccagtccctttaaaggTAAGAAACAATGGCATTGACCCCGCCCCGTCCCACAAGCTCATCCTGATTGGAACATCCACTCGGCTTCCAGAAATTCAACCCAAGCGTAAAACACAAATTGCAATTAGTCCCGCAGTTTTGTTGGCGGCTACTGTTATACGGACTCCCTGTTGCCATGACAACGCATCGTTGGATGCAGGGAGGGTTTTACCAAGCAGTCTTGTAAGAAGGAGTCCTGCCTCATTTTATCTTTTCACCTCCGACTTGAATCACGGGGATTGAAGAAAGCTCGCTGCAAAATATTCTCACATCGATTTGTCTTTACTGGATAAAGGATTTTCTTTCTCGGCAATTATGGTAAGCGGTTTcatctgtattttgttttcttttaagtgAAAAGTTAGAcaataaaaattattgtttggagtaaatcatttttataaaaaataatgtgatGAGGAGGACTGATGTAGcctgtgaataaaaaataaaaacaagttatattttaagTTTCAACAAGGGTTTAATTTCTTTGAGATGTTGATTTTAAAGAAAACCACGAAGCAGTTTGGGGCTCACTTTGCACAATTAATTAATAATCTGGTGAGAAgttttgttgatgtttgtggcgttgttgtttttctgtagaGTCCgcacttcaatttgttttattttctcatcATTTCTTATGAAATGATTTCTTTTTCGTCGGGAAGAGCtgcgtacagcaatggaggaccaacgtgtttggagggccatcatccgatCCTCCGCATCGACTGAATCAATTAATCTTTTGAAATCAATACGAGTTGTCTAAGCTTCTTTATTGTTGCTCCATTTACCTACAGTATGAAAGGATTTTACAGTGAGAAGGAAATAATAAGGGTTTTCTTTGATGGTTGTTGGGAAATCATCAGTGAGCTGGGGATGGAGCTCACTTTGCAAAATGATTGCTGGATTAAATCGAACCTTTCCTGGAAGatgtatacaaaataaatctTTAAGCATACTTGTAGTCCATATTCATTTTATCATGTGTGTAAACAGTGCGTATGTGTAGATTTTTATAGAGTACTTTCTTGaattgttttatacattttattattcagcacatttaaaaaaaaaaaattatattggaatttgcgctatataaattaaTGACTTATTGTGTGGATAATATCTGTGGTTAAGGTTCACTttgcaaaacaatataaatggTAAGTTAATACCGAAACATTACCAGAGTATACAAGGAAATCTACAATATTAATGCACTCAAATCTAGGGAGCCCACCACACGCAGAATCTTAATTTGCAAATCATTTCTTTGCAAATCGATTTTGGATTGTTAATGTTTCTTCATCGTTGCCCCACGCACCTTGAAGACGAACGTGATGGTATTCTAGATCTCTTTCTGAATTGACAAAGAGCTTCATGAGTCAAGGGGAATTGTAAGACATGAGAAAGGAGTTATTTATGTCAATTTCACCTTGACATTTAACTCTCAGTCACGATTATACCTCGGCGGATGATTTATAAAATTGATGTTCTCTTTTACTGACGGATGGCAAGAAGGGTTTATGATTCGTCTTATCTTGGGAAATGAATAAGTAATTGTAACATTCGAAAGAGGAATAGTGTTTGGAGAAGTCCTTCCCTACAAACTCCTTCCACTCCTTCCCAAAagtgaacaaataaaaaataaaatacatacataaacaatcaaaatatttaacctGTACATTTACATCGTAATTAAGTTTAAacgaatgttttttgtttgttttttaggcGATGGAACTTTTCTTTGCGGTTTTTTTTTCGCAAAGGAACATTtgttggcgtttttttttttttcttctgcaatAATAGAAAGAATAATTCAACggtgtaaaaaattaaaatcttaagAAACGTCGCCAATACTTGATGTGCCACAAGAGACAaaactgttttaattattttctgcatTCTCCAAAACTCGACCATCGGTACAATTCCTTCCTCAGGGTTTCTTTGACCTGAGTTTAAGGTTttattcttttcaaatttgtagaCTTCGTTTCAATAAGCTCtacatttgtgtttattttcatttaatatTTCTCGGTCCTTCCGTTTCCACGAAACAATAACATCGTCGCAACCTTGAACACCGTTCCCGGCCAAACGTTCAGTTTCAATTCCCTCCACTCtcattttaatttgattataTTATTCCATTCGAGTCGGACGTACACATCAAGgttacaaaattattatcagttatgattattattatagtagaaagaggtttgcgataacactgTATGAATAATCTGTTTTTAATAAAGTTGGTGCTTATTCTGAatataataattagcataaaaacttactaggtaacgagcaatgaagagctgttgataacataaaacattgtgagaaacggcttcctatGAAGTacacgtagttttcgagaaagaagtaattttccacgaatttgatttcgagacctcagaatttgattttgaggtcccgaaatcaagcatctaaaagcacacaatataGGACAacgatatttttttcttctattattatatCGTAACTTCGACCACCATTAAATGcagttcaaattatcacagattattttgtgcataatgttggaatataccaagtgagaagactggtctttgacaattaccaatagtgtccagtgtctttaacatctaCGATAAAGATGACTACAGACTGCTACGTGGCTGATGTGTACACAGCCTTTCAGAGTAACCTTCAATTATAATCATTTTTATCCTTTCCGAAGAACGTTAAAGTGAAGTATCCCGTCCATTAACGTCCCAGCGCCgtgattgttttgtttgctcAGTTTTGATCAATTATAAATGTTAGGAATAATGGAGGATTCCCATTACGATCGGCAGATAAagagaagtacatgtaatttttatgGCTTTGCTTCTTGGCACTCGTCATAATTTATTTAGTCATTTGCTTTTTGTGAGAGAGCAAGGGTCTATTGAAGTCTATTGTTAGTATTTTTTATCAAGTATTTGGCATGCATGACTGGGATAATTCGTCTGTTCATCCATCcttgggaccaatttcatagtgtTGCTTGGTAAGCAatttttcgtgcttactgtaacATAAATATATGCTAAGatgtaagcgtatttcacagcttagcaagaaaattaggcggccatcttgcacGTTCCCCTTGGATATGCATTATGGTGTCATTCATTTTCAGGCAGTATGGGTAGGCCTACCGGaaagttagcatgcctttttgtgtgatTATGGTTTGCaaagctatgaaatggaaatcctACAGTAGCACAAAAATCGGCCGtttagtagctctatgaaattgggcatcgGTCGGAGTCCTTGTATACACTAGCTTTCTTTTTTCaactcaaaattatttaaaattaccTTAGTTTAGATTGTGGTTTGTTACTTAATAAACCTACGaaagttacaaaataaaagGATTTAATATTTGCTTAACAATGATTATGGCCTGTTCTTAAATTGGGCTCCTCGTAGTTAAACAagttgtttatataaaactttaCTCCTTCCAGCGTGAATGTATCTCAGTCCATGTCGGCCAGGCCGGAGTCCAGATGGGCAATGCCTGCTGGGAGCTGTACTGCCTGGAGCACGGCATCCAGCCTGATGGTCAGATGCCAAGTGACAAGTCTATTGGTGCGGAGGACGACTCCTACAACACCTTCTTTGCCGAGACTGGGTCCGGCAAGCACGTGCCCCGTGCCGTCTTCATGGATTTGGAACCTACGGTGGTCGGTGAGTTAATATTTTTCAAACCTCACTCTTTGATAGACTGGTCCCATGTTCTTATCCGCAAGGTACTGGTTATGTATGTACGTCATATTTAACTGTGAATCCCCACAACCATACTAAAAGACATGTGAAATGTTGAGGTCAAAGGCTACGTCACTGCAAGTTTATCCAATTAAATGATTGTATCATATGAAATCATTGGTTCTTAAAAGCAAGTACctgcagataaagacaggggaccagtctaattcTTTGATACAAACGGGAGACTTTTTGGGACACTGGGTAGCATCATACTTATCAAGTAAATTGGCTAGTCCAAACAATGTGAAATACCCCTTTGAACCTCAGTTTAAATCTAACTAACAGTTGAAAATAACTGTCTTCTCTCGTCACAGATGAAATTCGTAGTGGGACTTATCGCCAGCTCTTCCACCCTGAGCAGCTGATCACGGGCAAGGAAGACTCTGCAAACAACTACGCCAGAGGTCACTACACCGTCGGCAAAGAGTACATTGACTTAGTCATGGACAGAGTCCGCAAGCTGTCTGATCAGTGCACCGGTCTTCAGGGTTTCCTCATCTTCCACAGCTTCGGTGGTGGTACCGGCTCTGGCTTCACATCCCTGTTAATGGAGCGTCTCTCTGTCGACTACGGCAAGAAGTCCAAGCTGGAGTTTGCCATCTACCCTGCCCCACAGATCTCCACAGCTGTAGTAGAGCCTTATAACTCTATCCTCACCACTCACACCACCCTTGAGCACTCCGACTGTGCCTTCATGGTCGACAACGAGGCCATCTACGACATCTGTCGACGCAACCTCGACATTGAGCGACCGAGCTACACGAACCTAAACCGTTTGATTGCGCAAAtcgtgtcctccatcactgccTCACTTCGCTTTGATGGTGCCCTCAACGTCGACTTGACAGAGTTCCAGACCAACTTGGTGCCCTACCCACGTATTCACTTCCCTCTTGCCACCTACGCACCAGTCATCTCTGCTGAGAAGGCCTACCACGAACAGCTGTCCGTCGCTGAGATCACTAGCGCCTGCTTCGAGCCGGCCAATCAGATGGTGAAGTGCGATCCCCGTCACGGCAAGTACATGGCCTGCTGCCTTCTCTTCCGCGGTGATGTCGTCCCCAAAGACGTGAATGATGCAATTGCAATCACTAAAACCAAGCGTACCATCCAGTTCGTCGACTGGTGTCCAACTGGCTTCAAGGTGGGCATCAACTACCAGCCTCCTACCGTGGTGCCCGGTGGTGATCTAGCCAAGGTGCAACGTGCCGTCTGCATGCTGAGCAACACCACCGCCATCGCCGAGGCCTGGGGTCGTCTGGATCACAAGTTTGATCTGATGTACGCCAAGCGTGCCTTCGTCCACTGGTACGTAGGAGAGGGTATGGAGGAGGGTGAGTTCTCTGAGGCTCGTGAGGATCTTGCTGCCCTGGAGAAGGACTACGAGGAGGTTGGGATGGACTCTCTTGAAGCAGACGAGGATGAAGAGGATGAACCTGACGAATATTAAACTGTCAACACCATCCTTCTTTAACTGTGGCCCATCACTAGCCTATGGAACGAACTCCCGAAAAGTCTTTGACACGTCACCAGCTTCAAAACTCATTTAAAAGcttatttgtgtgcttaaaatgtcatctttacgTTATTAACTCATTGTAGGTCCGCTTGCTTCTGCATCTCTGCCTGCGCCATTAAACAGACATGgtgcattatggctactatttttatttcaacaccAGTGGTTGTTTCAAAATTTAAATGTTATCAACCACAGTAGCCAAatgatttgttgttttcaatCCTATTTGTTTCATATGTTCTGTACAGTTGCCCACTCAGTTGGAAGTCTACGGCTTGACAATTCATATTCAGTTCTAGgtcttcgtttttgaaagggcaagggcaccaaggcattttctccttggtaaagggcacactatgaggaaattgtaaatcactacaggagcatttcaagggcacttttttaaggcaatgaccagggggcacggaggcagCAATCGCCTTCGTTTGGTGCCAAGGGTGCCGAGGCAACTTCTCCTtcgtaaagggcaccctatgaggacattgTAAATTTTTTCTACTTATACTTGTCAGCATTTTATGGATACCATGAAAGGCATtgatcagggggcatggaggcaatcgcttgCGTtgaattgcctccatgaagcgGATTGAATTAACCTTTTAGGTTTACATGTTTATATACTAttgttttattcttattttGATGGAGGGCTTTCTTCCAGTCAGAACACTGCATGCGTATAGAGACTGCAAGTCCCGACGTGATccagttaaagatgctatgtcagatttttggcccgtaacattaaaaaagaaatttgagtgaatggtatttcaaagagtatcacccgctctaacgaaaacaagtttaacttttacttttagtgGTCAGGaaacatgacaaaaatttaaaacgtttcttataaaacacataagaactGGTCACGTGGTATTTTTATTGTCGGGATCTCggcaaaaactaattttgagcactttatttcactgctactaataattggcggacttttgtGAGCAATGGCTcgaatgaaagcttgtaacttcctcgacccccatcaaaatacctattgaatttaaaataaaaatgtttggttcaaatcggcaaaacatccgacatagcatctttaaatataTCTTGGGAGCAGGCAAAAGGGAATCCAAACGCAAATTAAGAGCATGCAGGGGTACGTGGTTGGACTTGGGTGGTCGAGGTGAACTATTCATATGGGGGTAAGGGGCAATGAAAGTAGAGCAACTTGCTAAACGAAAGGGATACAGGTGGGCCCATGGGCCGATACTTACCCCTCAAAAAGGGGGACAAATAGTCGCCTTTGACCCCGACAGCTACCAAAGGGAAACACGATAATTGGGTACtcgttaaaggtactggacactattggtaattactcaaaaaaattgtaagcataacaaacttacttggtaagtagccatggagagctgttcttgatagtataaaacgttgtgagaaacggctccctctgaagtaacatagtttttgaggaggTAATtccttactcaaataataaaagacttttaacAGGGTGTTTTTACTCTCTTACATCTTCGGTGACCAAAtgagtttcacaggtttgttattaattgatgaataatgttattgtttggatacaccaagtgagactacttggcccaatttcatagagccgcttataCGCAGGAAATATTGTTTGAtgattttctgcttagcaaaattaagcaggataccagtcagagaCTATATGTTTAACACACacattttagctggtaaccttaatcttgTAAGCATGATTGTTGTGTTTAGCTATTGTTTGTGCtttatagcagctctatgaattggcCCATTGTCTTAGACAATATtatgattaccaaacgtgtccagcagctgatttcacgaaacgctagatTGATCCTATcttaacccgtcctaacttagggtggGTTCAATTGCATCCTAACGTCTTCTGACACGAAATTTAACTCGTCATCAGTCTTAAGAGTAATCCTTAGTTGGgaggagtttggtgaaatcgacggcagtaccTTTAAGGAGAGTTAAACTTCTTGTCATCGATGTGTCTAGGCTTATTTCCTTTCATGGTTTCAGAGAGGATTCTTACGGGGAATCAGCTGCCCCCCAAAGGGGCAGACATGACCATTAGCAGAACATTCAACGTGACTTGAACCGGCGTCTAAATTTGGCTAGTCTAAATTAATTCCTTCCTTTTGTCGCTATTGGGAACGCAGCACATGAGCGTTGTGAAATATTACTAGACTAGCCACACAGTTCTTCGCTCGTTTGCCTCCTCAATCCATTTACGTGGGTCGGCCGGGACGCGAATCCACGCTTGTTCAGAACCGACTTGGCGATCTCTAAATCCCTTTTCAACGTTAATAACGATACATTGGAATGATACTGCTCTTTTTGAACTTATCTTGATATTAATTTCTTTAAACAGTTCGTTCGAATCATCTGTAATTCTGCAATTAGGgattattttttagaaacagCTTGTTACAGAGTTTTTCACGCAATCGTTTAATAAAAATTTGTCACTTCCTGTACTTACAACAGAATTTATGGAAACACTTTGTGACGTCATGGTTTCCTGTCTCTCCCCCTGAATAAATTTGCATCATGATTTGGTTGCAGTGGCTTCGGGAAAGTTTTGGTTTCCTTTCCATCAGACGGCTGTTGCATGATAACCTGAGTTACACCGCGCACAATTCGCTCTTGGAGTCACCCTGATAATTATGCTTGGTACGGAGTCTTGGAAGTGCCATCGGATATGATATACTGTAAAATGATATCGACATCCCGATATAGGTTATCTCAGGTTGTCGACATCCTGAAATTATGTTGACTTCCAGAGGTATTAATCTTAGGATTGTAACATCCTTTAAATGTCGAGAACCGagacaacattttcaaattgtcgTCATCTTTATTAAGTCATCATGATTGTTCTAATTGTATACTTGCTTGTTACTCTTAGTTGCTGTTGTAATTGCCAACCATCTGTAATTCAGCTTTGACTGCGATTATAGTTCTTTTTAATTAAccgttttgaagaaaaaaaatggaaaaaaatcttGTGGTAAACTATCCATTGTATGACACTTCCAGAGCTTcgtagttttatttttaagaaagtCATACATAAAATAGCCGTTGAGGTGATCGAGCCCACACCCTGACTGCTTTTGTACAGGATATGCTTTTCTCGTATTCCTTTTACTCCCGGCTAAGCTACAGTTGAGGAACACTTCTTTGCCAACCCTTGCCCCTGGCTAAAGAAGACATCAAAGAAACACTTTATCTTCAAGACTCTTCAAGACAACCTCAAGAAAAATGGTAAGACAAATAATGTATAACTTTGTTGCAATTTCTACGGTCCTGTGGACAAAAATAATACATTGCATTAAGTTGATTAAAACTTGGcatacacaaaaataaagaacttttgttttttcaatgaaccttaaaattttaaaaactataGCATATTTTGGCTAATTATATAGACATAACTAAGCTGTTCATTTTCTGACAAAATAATAAGGTCACCGAACCAATGTTTTGTTATGCTAATGTGTCCGGGTAAGTTGACATTTTATTCTAAGTTAAACCTAGGCATATAATATTGTCTTTTCCTTACAATATCAATGGCTAATTGCTTTTTCTTTATCAATATTTGGCTGCCTGGGAGGATTGGGTAATCCCCATGTGTTTGTTCTAACCATCCGTTTTGGAGCAGTCTTAGCTATTTGAAATAAATGGATTGAACATCATAGTTTATTTTACTAACTGCAAATGGATGGTACAGCATTGTTACAGCACCGTAAGGGGATTCGGGTGCAGGAACTTTAATTTGAACTTGAATTTAAGTTTCTAGTTTTAAAGAGACTTGCCGCAAAGGGCTGGAACAACATGTTTGTGTCGAGTTTTAAGTTGTCTGGTTTGAAAGAGCCTTCCCGGTGCAGTGATGGTAGGGGCCTACAACACTAGACCTAACATGTGTGAATTCTAGTTTTCtagttttaaaaatactttaCCTAAGGGATGGTACACCATTGTTAATAACAGCCTGTGACTTAAGTTGTCTGGTTTAAAGATACTAACTGTATCGTCAATATTGGTTATCAAAATAAAGTGAATGCGCTTTTAAGCGCATTCACTTTGATAACCAATATAGTTGTCTATAGAGTTTTAAAGGAACTTGACTGTTAAAAAGGGGTGGTACAAAGTTACTCATGTCAGTCGTTAGTAATGAGTGCTCGAATATGATTCCTAACAGGCCTATAAATTCAAGTTGAAGTTTTAATGGAATTAATACtggtctgtgaaaaaaaaaaaaaaacccgccccCACCCCCCTTATTGAGAGAACTACACAAAATGTCTGGTGGTTTTTAGCCTAAATTGTTGTGGCCCGAAGGCCGCGTGAAGATTG
This genomic interval carries:
- the LOC139947204 gene encoding tubulin alpha-1D chain-like; translation: MRECISVHVGQAGVQMGNACWELYCLEHGIQPDGQMPSDKSIGAEDDSYNTFFAETGSGKHVPRAVFMDLEPTVVDEIRSGTYRQLFHPEQLITGKEDSANNYARGHYTVGKEYIDLVMDRVRKLSDQCTGLQGFLIFHSFGGGTGSGFTSLLMERLSVDYGKKSKLEFAIYPAPQISTAVVEPYNSILTTHTTLEHSDCAFMVDNEAIYDICRRNLDIERPSYTNLNRLIAQIVSSITASLRFDGALNVDLTEFQTNLVPYPRIHFPLATYAPVISAEKAYHEQLSVAEITSACFEPANQMVKCDPRHGKYMACCLLFRGDVVPKDVNDAIAITKTKRTIQFVDWCPTGFKVGINYQPPTVVPGGDLAKVQRAVCMLSNTTAIAEAWGRLDHKFDLMYAKRAFVHWYVGEGMEEGEFSEAREDLAALEKDYEEVGMDSLEADEDEEDEPDEY